A section of the Streptomyces sp. V3I8 genome encodes:
- a CDS encoding LPFR motif small protein, with protein MFKAIADVLRSIGGAVATVVTLPFRAVARLFGGASSSAHGHH; from the coding sequence ATGTTCAAGGCCATCGCAGACGTCCTTCGGTCCATCGGCGGGGCAGTCGCGACCGTCGTCACCCTGCCGTTCCGAGCCGTGGCCCGCCTGTTCGGCGGCGCCTCGAGTTCCGCCCACGGTCACCACTGA
- a CDS encoding response regulator transcription factor: MVHLLIVEDDPTIRTPLLRALRERGHAVAAAHTAMSGLQTALDERPDLVVLDLGLPDLDGIELLRMLRAVSPVPVIIATARDDEAEIVRGLDAGADDYVVKPFTAAQLEARIRAVLRRGAGSREPVGATVVGDLRIDPGTREATLAGAVLDLTPREFDLLHHLAGRAGQVVTKRELLTEVWQVPYGSADKTVDVHLSWLRRKLGESAQEPRYLHTVRGVGIRLSAPADPA, from the coding sequence GTGGTACATCTGCTGATCGTCGAGGACGACCCCACCATACGGACGCCGCTGCTCCGTGCCCTGCGCGAGCGCGGCCACGCCGTCGCCGCCGCCCACACCGCCATGAGCGGGCTGCAGACCGCGCTGGACGAGCGTCCGGACCTCGTGGTCCTCGACCTCGGCCTGCCCGATCTCGACGGCATCGAACTGCTGCGCATGCTGCGGGCGGTCAGTCCGGTGCCGGTCATCATCGCGACGGCGCGCGACGACGAGGCGGAGATCGTCCGCGGGCTCGACGCCGGTGCCGACGACTACGTGGTGAAGCCGTTCACCGCCGCCCAGCTGGAGGCGCGGATACGGGCGGTGCTGCGGCGCGGCGCGGGCTCCCGGGAGCCCGTGGGCGCCACTGTCGTCGGTGACCTGCGCATCGATCCGGGCACCCGCGAGGCGACCCTCGCCGGAGCCGTACTCGACCTCACACCCCGCGAGTTCGACCTCCTGCACCATCTCGCCGGCCGTGCGGGACAGGTCGTCACCAAGCGGGAACTGCTCACCGAGGTGTGGCAGGTGCCCTACGGGAGCGCCGACAAGACCGTGGACGTGCACCTGTCCTGGCTGCGCCGCAAACTCGGCGAGAGCGCGCAGGAACCCCGTTACCTGCACACCGTGCGCGGTGTCGGCATCCGGCTGAGCGCGCCCGCGGACCCCGCATGA
- a CDS encoding HAMP domain-containing sensor histidine kinase — MRRRLTLLVAATMCLALLAFVVPLALLLRTVAQDRATATAGADAQSLVSLVGTADPDTLRFSVEHMAARARGPLTVYLADGTVLGTRTPRTSAVRLAALAGVSRTVDRADGREIVVAVLGRPDGTAVIRAFVPAAELTRGVVRAWLVLAALGVALLLLGLLVADRLSRALVSPITELSAVSHRLAGADLTARARPDGPPELREVAGALNHLADRIQDLLREEREQVADLSHRLRAPLTSLRLEAESLSGTDAVRIAARVDAMERAVTGLISQARHQRETDTYAECDAACAVRERVAFWTVLAEDTGRGVTLDVTADGTLPVGVPADELAAAVDALLGNVFAHTPDGTAFSVALVPRAGGGALLTVADDGPGLSADLARRGASAGGSTGLGLDIARRAARSSGGRMDLSSGPAGGARVTLELGPPTPAPPP, encoded by the coding sequence ATGAGACGCCGTCTGACCCTGCTCGTCGCGGCCACCATGTGCCTGGCCCTGCTGGCGTTCGTCGTGCCGCTGGCCCTGTTGCTGCGTACGGTGGCGCAGGACCGTGCCACCGCCACCGCCGGCGCCGACGCGCAGAGCCTCGTGTCCCTGGTGGGGACCGCGGATCCGGACACCCTGCGGTTCAGCGTCGAGCACATGGCCGCCCGGGCCCGTGGCCCGCTCACCGTCTACCTCGCCGACGGCACGGTCCTCGGCACCCGGACACCGCGGACCAGTGCCGTACGGCTGGCCGCGCTGGCAGGGGTGAGCCGGACCGTGGACCGGGCCGACGGGCGCGAGATCGTGGTGGCCGTGCTCGGCCGCCCGGACGGCACCGCCGTCATCCGCGCCTTCGTGCCCGCGGCCGAACTGACCCGCGGGGTCGTACGGGCCTGGCTGGTCCTCGCCGCGCTGGGGGTCGCGCTCCTGCTCCTGGGCCTGCTCGTCGCCGACCGGCTCAGCCGCGCCCTGGTGAGTCCCATCACGGAGCTGTCCGCCGTGTCCCACCGGCTCGCGGGTGCCGACCTCACGGCCCGGGCCCGTCCGGACGGGCCGCCGGAACTGCGCGAGGTCGCCGGGGCCCTCAACCACCTCGCCGACCGCATCCAGGACCTTCTGCGCGAGGAGCGCGAGCAGGTCGCGGACCTGTCCCACCGCCTCCGCGCGCCGCTGACCTCCCTGCGGCTGGAGGCCGAGTCGCTCTCCGGCACCGACGCCGTCCGGATCGCCGCGCGCGTGGACGCCATGGAACGGGCGGTCACCGGCCTCATCAGCCAGGCCCGCCACCAGCGGGAGACGGACACGTACGCCGAGTGCGACGCGGCCTGCGCGGTCCGCGAACGGGTGGCGTTCTGGACCGTGCTGGCCGAGGACACCGGCCGGGGCGTCACCCTGGACGTCACGGCGGACGGCACCCTGCCGGTCGGGGTGCCGGCCGACGAACTCGCCGCCGCCGTCGACGCCCTGCTGGGCAACGTGTTCGCCCACACCCCCGACGGCACCGCCTTCTCGGTCGCCCTGGTGCCCCGCGCCGGCGGCGGAGCCCTGCTGACGGTGGCGGACGACGGTCCCGGCCTGTCGGCGGACCTGGCCCGGCGGGGTGCCAGCGCGGGCGGGTCCACCGGTCTGGGTCTGGACATCGCCCGCCGGGCCGCCCGGTCCAGCGGCGGCCGCATGGACCTGTCGTCCGGCCCGGCGGGCGGCGCCCGGGTGACCCTGGAACTGGGCCCGCCGACTCCCGCTCCCCCGCCGTGA
- a CDS encoding polysaccharide lyase family 7 protein, producing the protein MMRFKALATATVAGLVGTIAVLSTGSAAAADPSKAPGGNFDLSVWQLQEPVGSPGSPTTISSSRLQGAGGFQDSYFYTDTRDGAMTFWAPEKGVTTPNSKYARSELREMNRNGSAADWSLSGSHRMNATLRVVSVTSNVCVGQIHLGSGGSSTKPLVELYYRANGDIVAGIENSPAGGQTAHTVGHVSLGKTWTYSIAVSGGRTIDLTVNGSTTHYTIPTSFDPYKQYFKAGSYNQSSSDSTTKGARVAFYGLTVSHG; encoded by the coding sequence ATGATGCGCTTCAAAGCCCTGGCCACCGCCACCGTCGCGGGCCTCGTCGGTACGATCGCCGTCCTGAGCACCGGCAGCGCCGCCGCGGCCGACCCGAGCAAGGCCCCGGGCGGCAACTTCGACCTCTCCGTGTGGCAGCTGCAGGAGCCCGTCGGCTCGCCCGGCTCGCCGACCACCATCTCCTCGTCCCGCCTCCAGGGCGCGGGCGGCTTCCAGGACTCGTACTTCTACACCGACACCCGCGACGGCGCGATGACCTTCTGGGCCCCCGAGAAGGGCGTCACCACACCCAACTCCAAGTACGCCCGCTCCGAACTGCGGGAGATGAACCGCAACGGCAGCGCCGCCGACTGGTCGCTCAGCGGCAGCCACCGGATGAACGCGACCCTGCGGGTGGTGTCGGTGACCTCCAACGTGTGCGTGGGCCAGATCCACCTCGGCTCCGGAGGGTCTTCCACGAAACCGCTCGTCGAGCTGTACTACCGCGCCAACGGCGACATCGTGGCCGGCATCGAGAACTCGCCCGCCGGCGGCCAGACCGCGCACACCGTCGGCCACGTCTCCCTCGGCAAGACCTGGACCTACTCCATAGCCGTCTCCGGCGGCCGGACCATCGACCTGACCGTCAACGGCAGCACCACGCACTACACGATCCCGACCTCGTTCGACCCGTACAAGCAGTACTTCAAGGCCGGTTCCTACAACCAGTCCTCGTCGGACAGCACCACCAAGGGAGCCCGCGTCGCCTTCTACGGGCTGACGGTCTCCCACGGCTGA
- a CDS encoding PepSY domain-containing protein, producing the protein MKRTPVVLLASGVLVAAITGTALASGGDDDVSPSRSASSATASSAPSAGAPAASPSGPASWSSEPPSGPAATSPTTVDSRRAGRIALAHVGGGTVTKVESEVEHGRAVWNVRIVRNGARYDLHVDRNSGEITRSRSGSDDDGTADDHRGGDDGDSGRHGRHHG; encoded by the coding sequence ATGAAGCGCACACCGGTCGTCCTGCTCGCCTCGGGAGTACTCGTCGCCGCGATCACCGGCACGGCTCTCGCGAGCGGAGGCGACGACGACGTGTCCCCGTCCCGCAGCGCGTCGTCGGCCACGGCGTCGTCGGCGCCGTCCGCCGGGGCACCGGCCGCGTCACCGTCCGGACCGGCGTCCTGGTCGTCCGAGCCGCCGTCCGGACCGGCGGCCACGTCGCCGACGACGGTGGACAGCCGGCGGGCCGGCCGGATCGCGCTCGCCCACGTGGGCGGCGGGACCGTCACGAAGGTCGAGTCCGAGGTGGAGCACGGCCGCGCGGTGTGGAACGTGCGGATCGTCAGGAACGGTGCCCGGTACGACCTTCACGTCGACCGGAACAGCGGCGAGATCACGCGGTCGAGGTCCGGGTCGGACGACGACGGGACGGCCGACGACCACCGTGGCGGTGACGACGGGGACAGCGGCCGGCACGGTCGCCACCACGGCTGA
- a CDS encoding VWA-like domain-containing protein: protein MEKLLAARLHAVRVRPYLAGALFALHVVEDRSVPTMAVDAHWRCYASPGFVARTPVEELAGVWVHEVSHLLRDHHGRGERYGRRHEEHGPGERLRRNIAADFEINDDIYGDGLPRPAGVVLPSLLGLPDGLLMEEYLQRASLSGLAADLAWLDCGSGADGQVRPWELGPGGSNGLTRQQRDAVRFRVAEGIRGRPGEAPEGWRRWADEAFQPPQPWRQLLGAAVRSAAGAPGTGENHSYRRPSRRSAGVPKVVLPSLRRTPPRVCVVIDTSGSVSDAELGSALLEVAAITRAVGGRRDLVSVISCDAAAGVAVPLCRAEKIELLGGGGTDLRSGFAQALRSRPRPDVIVALTDGQTPWPSASPPCRTVVGLFPRPAGTADERNPDYVPDTPPSWARVVTIN from the coding sequence ATGGAGAAGCTGCTGGCCGCCCGGCTGCACGCGGTGAGGGTCCGTCCTTATCTCGCCGGAGCGCTGTTCGCCCTGCACGTGGTGGAGGACCGGTCGGTGCCGACGATGGCGGTGGACGCGCACTGGCGTTGTTACGCCTCCCCCGGTTTCGTGGCGCGCACCCCGGTGGAGGAGCTGGCGGGCGTCTGGGTGCACGAGGTGTCCCACCTGCTCCGGGACCACCACGGGCGGGGCGAGCGGTACGGGCGGCGGCACGAGGAGCACGGGCCGGGCGAGCGGTTGCGGCGCAACATCGCGGCGGACTTCGAGATCAACGACGACATCTACGGAGACGGGTTGCCGCGGCCTGCCGGAGTGGTGCTTCCGTCGCTGCTGGGGCTCCCCGACGGGCTCCTGATGGAGGAGTACCTGCAAAGGGCGTCGTTGTCCGGGCTCGCCGCGGACCTGGCCTGGCTGGACTGCGGCAGCGGTGCGGACGGGCAGGTCCGGCCGTGGGAGCTGGGGCCCGGCGGGTCGAACGGGCTGACCAGGCAGCAGCGGGACGCGGTCCGCTTCCGGGTCGCCGAGGGGATCAGGGGCCGGCCGGGCGAGGCGCCGGAGGGATGGCGCCGGTGGGCGGACGAGGCGTTCCAGCCGCCGCAGCCGTGGCGGCAGTTGCTCGGGGCGGCGGTCCGTTCGGCGGCGGGTGCGCCGGGCACGGGCGAGAACCACAGCTACCGGCGCCCGTCCCGGCGCTCGGCCGGTGTCCCCAAAGTGGTGCTGCCGAGCCTGCGCCGTACGCCGCCCCGGGTGTGCGTCGTGATCGACACCTCCGGATCGGTCAGCGACGCCGAACTCGGCAGCGCGCTGCTGGAGGTGGCGGCGATCACCCGGGCGGTGGGCGGGCGGCGCGACCTGGTCTCGGTGATCTCCTGCGACGCGGCGGCCGGGGTCGCCGTCCCGCTCTGCCGCGCCGAGAAGATCGAGCTGCTCGGCGGCGGGGGTACCGATCTGCGCTCCGGTTTCGCGCAGGCGCTGCGTTCCCGGCCGCGTCCCGACGTGATCGTCGCCCTCACGGACGGACAGACGCCGTGGCCCTCCGCGTCACCGCCCTGCCGTACCGTCGTCGGCCTCTTCCCCCGCCCGGCCGGCACGGCGGACGAGCGGAATCCGGACTACGTCCCGGACACTCCCCCGTCCTGGGCGCGTGTCGTCACGATCAACTGA